CAGCGTGATCGTAGAAGCGGCCAATGCGGGGGACTTCGTCCCCGGCTTTCTCGGTGAAGGTGTCGTCAAGGATGATGTAACCATCCTTCGACCAGCGCGTTTCACCGTGTTTTTGGAGTTCTTCGAGGCGTTCGTGGTTGAATTGCTGTTCATCCCAGTTGTATTCAGTCACCGTCTTTGTGAAATTCTTCACTGAGCACTACTATCTCGGCCTCTACCCGACAACGGAATTCACCAAAGATGGTCAAGAGTTAGTTTCTGGACACCGCAAGAAGTACCTCTCAGATCGGTTCAACCCGGGGAATTTCCCACAGAACAATCGAAAGAGCAGCACCGTCGAAATCTGGTTATCAGAGCTGGCCTTGGAACAATCTCTAACCCGATTCAAACTGCCGAGCAACCTCCAGACAGTACAAATCCAGCGGGTTGAGGATCTCATTCTAGAGGGCGTTCGACCGCCGGAATCAGGTGATGAGCGAAATCAACTCGTTGAAAATCAGTTGAAAGGGGCAATCAATCCGGAGGATACAGAATGACAGAGCAAGGTACCTTTGAGATCACTCGTCTGGAGGAGCCAGAGATCCATTTCAACGGAGGCTCGGACGTTTCTCCGAAGCGTGGGTTGATGGAATACGGACCTCGATTAAAGAATAACGAACATCAAGCAATCAACGTAGCTGCCATCGGTGATGCCGAATCTATTCGATTGCTTGACGACCTATTCCTTGATTGGAGCACTGTCATTCACCCCGATTTAGACGACGATAAGATCCGTCCTTGGCGTATCCCATTTCCTGGGTTGAATTCTCGATCCAACCTGAACACATCAATCGCCTTTCCTGAGCGGTGGCGTTACCGTATTCTGAAGGGCGAGATCCGGTCGGTGCAGGCACATAATACGAAGGAAGGGAAGTTCCAAGAGTTCCTGAGTTTAGTTCGAGAGGAGATCGATTGGTTATCGGATGATGACCCGACACCCGACGTCATCGTTGTGTGCATTCCAGACGGAATCATGGAGGAATTACGAGACGGCAAACACGGTGACGTGATTGTTGGTGGGAAAAACCTCCATAGCCAAATCAAGATCGCCGGGATGGAGAATAGCATCCCGACACAACTGATCAAGCCAGAGACGTTGAATACAACGTCTCCGCAGGACAGAGCGACGAAAGCATGGAATCTCAGTCTCGGATTGCTCTACAAGGCACAACGAGGGCACCCGTGGAAAACTAAGAAGATGGACCACGGTACCTGCTATGCTGGGCTCTCGTTTTACCGTGACAAGGATGGAGATGGGAACGTTGTTCGTGCGGCATTAGCGCACGTGTTCGCCAGGAAAGATTATAACATCATCCAGAGCGAGCCATTGAAAGACATCTCAGAGGACGAAAACGGGCAACCACACGTCTCGAAAAAGGGAGCTGAGAACATCGCTGAACAGATTGTCAACTACTACAAAAAACGGAACCGCGGCTCGGTTCCTGAGCGGATAGTCATTCACAAGTCCTCTCCGTTTTGGGACGAGGAACGCGAAGGCTTCCAGGCCGGTGCGGAAGAGGTCAGATTGCACGATTATGTTCACATCAGAACCCGTGGGACGGGAGTGAGATTATTCCCGGACGGTGACTTCCCGCCACTTCGAGGAACGTTGCTTTCCGTTCCTGACGACGACGTCCACTACCTCTACACCACGGGGTATGTCCCAGAGGTGGCGACCTATGAAGGGAGTAACATTCCTGAACCGATTGAAATCAGACCAGATATCCAAACCGAGAGCGACTATAAAACACTCTGCGAAGAAATCCTCTTCCTGACGAAGTTAGATTGGAATACATCCGATTTCGCCGTCAAGGAACCGATCACTCTCAAGGTTCCGCGGAAAGTTAGCAACGTAATCTCTGAACAAGGGATTGACCCTGTTGAAGCCGACAAGCAATATTACTACTATATGTAAATTCGTCAAACAATAACAGAATCAATATAGACGTTACTGTTCGTGATAGATGGTCACCTGCTTCTGGAGATGTTCGAACACATCTTCAGCGATACCAACGTCAGAGGCACCTGTGACAACTACCTTTCCGTTAGCAAATACCAAAAGGACAGCTGGGTAATCGGCAGGCCGATAGATGAGACCCGGGAATTGT
This genomic window from Natronomonas marina contains:
- a CDS encoding argonaute/piwi family protein gives rise to the protein MTEQGTFEITRLEEPEIHFNGGSDVSPKRGLMEYGPRLKNNEHQAINVAAIGDAESIRLLDDLFLDWSTVIHPDLDDDKIRPWRIPFPGLNSRSNLNTSIAFPERWRYRILKGEIRSVQAHNTKEGKFQEFLSLVREEIDWLSDDDPTPDVIVVCIPDGIMEELRDGKHGDVIVGGKNLHSQIKIAGMENSIPTQLIKPETLNTTSPQDRATKAWNLSLGLLYKAQRGHPWKTKKMDHGTCYAGLSFYRDKDGDGNVVRAALAHVFARKDYNIIQSEPLKDISEDENGQPHVSKKGAENIAEQIVNYYKKRNRGSVPERIVIHKSSPFWDEEREGFQAGAEEVRLHDYVHIRTRGTGVRLFPDGDFPPLRGTLLSVPDDDVHYLYTTGYVPEVATYEGSNIPEPIEIRPDIQTESDYKTLCEEILFLTKLDWNTSDFAVKEPITLKVPRKVSNVISEQGIDPVEADKQYYYYM